CAGGATGGGCAGCCCCATTTTTTTGGACACCTGGGGCTTTATGTACATGAAGTAAAGCAGCGAGTCCACCGGGGCATACCGCAGCCATTGCTCGATGGATATGCCGTTGCCAAGCTTCTTGGAAATCTTCTTGCCGGTCTCGTCCAGAAACAGCTCGTACTTGAAAAGCTCCGGCGGCACGCCTCCAAGGGTCCTGACGATGCGGGAGGAGAGCCGGGCCGATTCGGTCAAGTCCTCCCCGTGCATCTCGTAATCTATGGAAAGCGAGAACCAGCGCAACGCCCAGTCCACCTTCCAACCAACCTTGCACCCGCCGTCCAGCGCGCTGACTGTCCCTTTATGCCCGCAGGACTTGAACTTTCCTTCCGCGTCCACCTCGCACGAATACGATATGGTGGAATTGGCGGCGTCAAAAGCTGTGACGCGGGTGGAGTATATCCGGCCGCAGCTTTCGCAGATGGGGAAAAAGGGGCTCCACGCCTCGCGCTTGTCCTCGGCGATCTCGCGGGTGAACATCTCCTTCACCTCGCCGTAATTGGCCAAAACGCGCTTGAGCCCGTCGTTGAACGCGCCGGACCTGTATTTTCCGGTGGACGAGGAGAACTCATAGGTGAACCCGAACGAGTCCAGAAACTCCCGCAGTTTGCGGTTCATGTAATGGGCGTAAGACGGCTCTTCGCCGAAGGGGTCGGGCACGGCCGTCAACGGTTTTCCAAGGTGTTTTTTCACCATGTCGCGGTTGGGTATGTTCCGCGGGGCCTCGCGAAGCCCGTCCATGTCGTCGGAAAAGGCGATAAGGTGTGCGCTCACTTGCGGGGCCAGCGTCTTTAGCGCCTGGAGCACGAACGACGTGCGCGCCACCTCGCCGAAAGTGCCGATGTGCGGCAGGCCGGATGGGCCGTAGCCTGTCTCCGCGGTGAAGTTGCTCCTGCCAAGTTTTTCAAGCCTGCCGAGGATGCGTTGCGCCTCGATATACGGCCATTCCCTGTATTCGGTCATTTCCACTTCCAAAATTTTTTAATTATAGCACGCGAAGGACGCGCCTGTTTTATCGCTGGAATCCACGCGGCGGATGGTCTAATATCCTTCCGGCGCTGGCTTTGGCCCTGCCGCCGATCCTACTTGCATGGAAGGGAATGTTGTGACTTTTTTCGACAGCGTAATCATGGGCATCGTGGAGGGATTGACAGAGTTTCTCCCCATATCTTCCACCGCGCACCTTATCATCACCGCCAAGCTTTTAAACCTGGCGCACACCGATTACATGAAAAGTTTCGAGATATCCATCCAGACCGGGGCGATCCTGGCCGTGGTTGTGATGTACTGGAAGGAGCTTTTCACGAACATGGAGACCGTGAAAAGGCTCATCGTCACATTCATACCCACCGGCGCGCTGGGCTTCGCGTTTTACAAGGTGGTGAAGGGATATCTGCTGGGCAACGGTTCGGTGATCGCCTGGGCCTTTGTCATCGGCGGGGTGGTGCTGATAGCCTTCGAGATGCTCCACCGGGAAAAAGATGACGCCATAGAGGAGATATCAAGGCTGCCGTACGCCCAATGCGTAATGATCGGCTTTTTCCAGGCGCTGGCGATGATACCGGGCGTGTCCCGCTCCGGCATTACGATTATAGGCGGCCTGCTGCTGGGGCTGCGGCGCAGATTGATAGTGGAGTTTTCTTTTTTGCTGGCTGTGCCGACAATGTTTTCCGCCACGGCGTACGACCTTTACAAATCCGGCGGGGCCTTTTCGTTAGAGCAGTTCGGGTCGCTGGCGGCGGGATTTGTGATGTCGTTCATCGTCGCCATGGGGTGCATCAAATTCTTCCTGCGCTATATCCGGCGGCACACATTCATCCCGTTCGGAGTGTACAGGATAATCGCCGGAGCGGCGTTGCTGGCGGGGCTGCTCCCTTCCTGAAGAGAACTCCGCCCCGCGTTACATCGAGGCGGCCAGCGCGTTAAGCTGGGCCGAGATGGACCGCATCTTCTCCGCCGAGCCGGCCGGCATCACCGCCGAAAGTTCCTCGATGGAAGCGGCGCGCTCCGCCAGGGCGTCCCTTGTCTGTATCCTGCGGCTCAGCTCCACCTTGTTCTTAAGGTCGGTCACCGTCAGGCGCGTGTCGTTTATCAGCGACTGGTTTGTCTTCACTCCGGAAGATAAAGTGGCGATCTCCGTTTTCATCACACCGGACGCGTCGGATATCCTTGAAAGCTCCGAAGTGTGGCGGCTGACCACCGCGCCTAGCACCAGCGCCGACAAAAGCGCCACCCCTGCGATGCCGATGGTCACATAATGAATCGCGCTGTATGGTCCGCCGGAACTGGCCGGACGCTCCGCGGGCGCCTGCCATGCCGGCACATCGTCCTTGGCCGCCGCAACCGGCTCTGCCGTGTCCTCGTCCTCGTCCGTCTCGTGCGAAATGGGTCCGGGCGCCTGCGAAGGCTCCGCCGCCGGGGTCACCAGTGAAAGGCGCCCCTTGTCTTTTTCGTTTGCAGTGTTCTCGGCGGATGGTTTTATCGTCTGGTCCATTTTACGCTCTCCTTTCGGCGCGGCGGCGATTGACGCCGTCATTTGCTCAAATACTTCCTGGCTTATGAACGATATGGGGCTTTGAGCCTGTGTCCCAATGGCCGCCAGATGGTCCATGAACTCCATCGTGTCCATGCCAAGCCGCCTGGCCGCTTCGTACACCCTTATTTCGCCCATCGTTTAAGCCACTTTGTGATTGTTCAATCTGGCTGATTCTATCCCATCGGCGGCCCATGGCGCAATGGCGCCGCTTGAACGAATCATTGCCATCGGATACAATTGACGGGCGCATTGGGCGCAACTGGTCCGAATCACCTGCTTGTAAGGAAAATAAAAGTGATAAAGAATTTGTTTTTTCTACTGATTACCACCGCTTTGGCGGCAAGCTGCGGCGGAGGCTCTTCCGGCTCATCGTCTTCTTCAAGTTCGTCCGGGTCATCCTCCACCTCAACAGACACCACAACACCGGTCAACTCCTCCTGCGCCCCGGCCCATGAAGGCAACGTGGTGTGGACTTATTCAGAATGCGGCCCGCTTGTGGACGGTGAGACCGTCAACATAAACCAGGGGACGCTGGACGATAGCGGAGTCCAGCTCGGCTCCCGCAAGGTGAACAAGGGGCGCGTCACATTCACCTTCACGAAACTGGACTGGAGCATGATCCCCTGGCCGACGGACGACATAGTGTTCATGGCCTTTATGGCCCTGGGGCAGGACTTGTCCAATGGCTACGGCCTGAACAACGAGGTGAACTGGCATATCCTGGGCAACCGTTTCGCGGAGGACGGCGATATCGAGACCCGGCTTGTCACCCAGCGGTTCGACGGTGTGTGCATACCGGAGTCCATCCGCTATTGCGAGAAAAAATTCAACAATTTCGACGCGCCAAAATACGATTTGACCCAGTCGTACAAGTGGGACTGCGCGTGGGACACCACCGTTAACAGCGGCATGAACGATTGGGGCCAAAGCGGCGGGGACGGACTTGTAAGCTGCGCCTTGTACAACGTGACGGACGCGAACAGCCCGGTCCTCATCGAGACTTACCGGGTCCCCACTTCCGGCTCGTATGAGGGGTTGAACGGCTTTACCGCCGGCGGGAACACCAGCAGCTCCTTCTTCAAGCCCAATATGGCCACGACTACGACGAATTTCCGTTTCTCGATCATCGAGTAACCCAAGGACCATCAGGGGCGGCTCCATTGGCGGGCCGCCCTTTTTTTTCGCCCGCGCCGCCGTTTGCATTTCCGCCGCGAATGTATAGAATGGCCCCATGTCCGAAATCGGCAGGCTTAGTTTCACCATCGAAAAGGCGCTTTCCGGAAAGCTGGAAAAGCTCGTCAAGGAAAGCGGCTACGCCAACAGGTCGGAGTTCATACGCGACCTGATACGCTCCCGGCTTGTCGAAAAGGAATGGGAGCTAAACGAGGAGGCGGTCGGGACCGTCACACTGGTGTACGACCATCACGCCCGGCAGCTTTCAAACAAACTCACGCAGCTCCAGCACGACCATCACGAGGCGGTGCTGGCCGCCACCCACGTCCACCTTTCGCACCACATCTGCGCGGAGATGATAATGATAAAGGGGCGCGCGGCGATGATAAAAAGCATCGCCGACAAGCTCCGCCGCCAGAAGGGGGTCTTGCACGTGGAGCTTTCGATGAGCTCGACGGGGG
This DNA window, taken from Nitrospinota bacterium, encodes the following:
- the lysS gene encoding lysine--tRNA ligase, whose amino-acid sequence is MTEYREWPYIEAQRILGRLEKLGRSNFTAETGYGPSGLPHIGTFGEVARTSFVLQALKTLAPQVSAHLIAFSDDMDGLREAPRNIPNRDMVKKHLGKPLTAVPDPFGEEPSYAHYMNRKLREFLDSFGFTYEFSSSTGKYRSGAFNDGLKRVLANYGEVKEMFTREIAEDKREAWSPFFPICESCGRIYSTRVTAFDAANSTISYSCEVDAEGKFKSCGHKGTVSALDGGCKVGWKVDWALRWFSLSIDYEMHGEDLTESARLSSRIVRTLGGVPPELFKYELFLDETGKKISKKLGNGISIEQWLRYAPVDSLLYFMYIKPQVSKKMGLPILPEIVDQYLDLVANHDGSADSPVPFVSRLSKGAHAGALHGGKVVTYSMIYELIVALRQDDPAIVRDFLVKYQPEIKGNIEYYDQLIADALIYYREVYLPNVKEEAAGHEMDEVLRAFHGELSKLRDAGGEPDPAAIQTLTFHAAKEREIKPKEWFKTLYRVFLRQSSGPKIGSFIALLGLDKAMERIETHLKG
- a CDS encoding undecaprenyl-diphosphate phosphatase, translated to MTFFDSVIMGIVEGLTEFLPISSTAHLIITAKLLNLAHTDYMKSFEISIQTGAILAVVVMYWKELFTNMETVKRLIVTFIPTGALGFAFYKVVKGYLLGNGSVIAWAFVIGGVVLIAFEMLHREKDDAIEEISRLPYAQCVMIGFFQALAMIPGVSRSGITIIGGLLLGLRRRLIVEFSFLLAVPTMFSATAYDLYKSGGAFSLEQFGSLAAGFVMSFIVAMGCIKFFLRYIRRHTFIPFGVYRIIAGAALLAGLLPS
- the nikR gene encoding nickel-responsive transcriptional regulator NikR — encoded protein: MSEIGRLSFTIEKALSGKLEKLVKESGYANRSEFIRDLIRSRLVEKEWELNEEAVGTVTLVYDHHARQLSNKLTQLQHDHHEAVLAATHVHLSHHICAEMIMIKGRAAMIKSIADKLRRQKGVLHVELSMSSTGEKLK